From the genome of Pelagicoccus sp. SDUM812003, one region includes:
- a CDS encoding fibronectin type III domain-containing protein, with the protein MASPQVTSIPRSRTRQAILSLLLAIGLAPSLCLATELSWTDNSDNEDGFRIERSTTGGPFTLLATVARNITRYRDDTVEEGVLYRYRVVAFNQFGSSGPTNIAESFLPPVETYQQWLARVIARSSNTPSTLRAFASDSRLDAMEFQIPLLLCYVHGLDPFHPDRSLLPRTRLALFDGSMRPAIEIAVSKYTTGISRALLVSNDLETWNERSFRTRVVRETEDHRWELIELPQLGNPCYYRIKTSLTAATTR; encoded by the coding sequence TTGGCTTCTCCTCAAGTCACTTCCATCCCGCGTTCCCGGACGCGTCAGGCTATCCTATCTCTCCTGCTAGCCATCGGACTTGCCCCTAGCCTCTGCCTCGCCACCGAGCTCAGCTGGACCGACAACTCGGACAACGAAGACGGTTTTCGTATCGAACGCTCCACTACAGGCGGCCCGTTCACACTCCTCGCCACGGTAGCAAGAAACATCACTCGATATCGCGACGATACGGTGGAGGAAGGAGTGCTCTACCGCTACCGCGTGGTGGCTTTCAACCAGTTTGGATCGTCCGGCCCAACGAACATCGCGGAGAGCTTTCTGCCTCCGGTCGAAACGTACCAGCAATGGCTTGCCCGCGTGATCGCCAGGTCGTCGAACACGCCTTCCACCTTGCGGGCGTTCGCATCCGACAGCCGACTCGACGCAATGGAATTCCAGATCCCGCTGCTGCTGTGCTACGTCCATGGACTCGACCCCTTTCATCCCGACCGTTCGCTGCTGCCTCGAACGCGTCTGGCTCTCTTCGACGGAAGCATGCGGCCAGCCATCGAGATCGCAGTCAGCAAATACACCACCGGCATTTCGCGGGCGCTCCTCGTATCCAACGATCTAGAGACCTGGAACGAACGATCGTTTCGAACCCGCGTCGTTCGAGAGACCGAAGACCATCGATGGGAGCTGATAGAACTGCCTCAGCTCGGCAACCCTTGCTACTACCGTATCAAGACAAGCCTGACAGCTGCAACGACGCGCTGA
- a CDS encoding DUF2959 family protein — protein sequence MKSRLIPLLLASLFLCSCQSAYYGTMEKFGVHKRDILVDRVEDAREAQEDAKEQFESAFEEFLAVSEVELGELKSVYDRLNAAFERSEEKAESVRKRVKAIEEVAEALFEEWEEELDLFTSPELRRLSEDQLDTTRDLSVDLISAMNQAASKMDPVLNAFRDQVLFLKHNLNAQAIAALNKTTIALRDEIEILIQQMEASIEEANAFVAQMRSQ from the coding sequence ATGAAAAGCCGATTGATTCCACTCCTACTCGCCAGCCTGTTTCTGTGCTCCTGCCAAAGCGCCTACTACGGCACCATGGAGAAGTTCGGAGTGCATAAGCGGGACATTCTGGTGGATCGCGTGGAGGACGCCCGCGAGGCTCAGGAGGACGCCAAGGAGCAGTTCGAGAGCGCTTTCGAGGAGTTTCTAGCGGTTTCCGAAGTGGAGCTGGGAGAGCTCAAATCGGTTTACGATCGCTTGAACGCGGCCTTCGAGCGAAGCGAGGAGAAGGCGGAGTCGGTTCGCAAGCGGGTCAAAGCAATCGAAGAGGTGGCCGAAGCCTTGTTCGAGGAGTGGGAGGAGGAGCTCGATCTGTTCACCAGTCCCGAGCTGCGTAGGCTGAGCGAGGACCAGCTCGACACCACCCGCGATCTCTCGGTGGACCTGATCTCCGCCATGAATCAAGCGGCCAGCAAGATGGATCCGGTGCTGAACGCCTTTCGCGATCAGGTGTTGTTCTTGAAACATAATCTGAACGCTCAGGCCATCGCCGCCTTGAACAAGACGACCATTGCCTTGCGCGACGAAATTGAAATCCTGATACAACAAATGGAAGCGTCCATCGAAGAAGCCAACGCCTTCGTGGCTCAGATGCGCTCCCAGTGA